One window of the Maridesulfovibrio frigidus DSM 17176 genome contains the following:
- a CDS encoding ribonucleoside triphosphate reductase, whose protein sequence is MPKQILKRDGRLESWSTERISEAIFKALKASGIKDPLLGKRLGKKVEKKLAGMDVPEQETVQDMVQLVLMESRLYSVAERYIIYREKRRELRKQDETYLDITGTIESYLDRSDWRVNENSNMGHSFQGLMLHMSGAVQARYCLEKYPEEIRQAHEHGYFHIHDLSFGLAGYCAGWSLRDLLIEGFGIPGRCCSAPAKHFDSITGQIVNFLGTLQNEWAGAQAFNNVDTYLAPFVRNDGLEYPRVKQIVQKLIFNLNTTSRWGGQSPFTNFTFDMVPPKHIASEPVIIGGKFQDTTYGDYAVEMEMINKAFVEVMLEGDADGRIFSFPIPTYNVTPDFPWETEVGELLLEMTAKYGAPYFQNFINSDLNPEDVRSMCCRLQMDVREIRKKTGGLFGAGDLTGSIGVVTLNLPKLAYLAQGEEDFLDLVAEYATLAKDSLEFKRKLVSANFESGMFPFSQHYLKNGFKGHFSTIGLIGGNEACQNLLGKGIDTDGGVRLMQRVLNHLRELVVEFQEETDNLYNLEATPGEGTCYRLAKIDKNLYADIYTSGDDVPYYTNSTLLPVGATEDVVYALEHQDKLQTLYNGGTVFHTFLGEAVSETAALRNFIIKAMTNTKIPYISVTPTFSICEDHGYLYGEHFECPTCGKDAEVYTRIVGYYRPVSRWNKGKQEEYRERAEYGHSSCECDTSGGVVVKEL, encoded by the coding sequence ATGCCAAAACAAATTTTGAAACGTGACGGAAGACTTGAGTCCTGGTCTACAGAAAGAATTTCTGAAGCAATTTTTAAAGCACTTAAAGCTAGCGGAATTAAAGATCCTTTACTCGGCAAGCGCTTAGGTAAAAAAGTTGAGAAGAAACTTGCTGGTATGGACGTTCCAGAACAGGAAACTGTTCAGGATATGGTACAGTTAGTACTGATGGAAAGTCGTTTATATTCCGTTGCGGAACGTTATATTATATATCGCGAAAAAAGACGTGAACTGCGTAAGCAGGATGAAACTTACCTAGACATTACAGGAACTATTGAAAGCTATCTTGATCGTTCAGATTGGCGTGTTAACGAAAACTCAAATATGGGCCATTCCTTTCAGGGATTGATGCTTCACATGTCGGGTGCTGTGCAGGCTCGTTACTGCCTTGAAAAATATCCTGAAGAAATCAGACAGGCTCATGAGCATGGTTACTTCCATATTCATGACCTTTCTTTCGGACTTGCCGGATACTGCGCTGGCTGGTCTTTGCGTGATCTTTTGATTGAAGGTTTCGGCATTCCCGGTCGTTGTTGCTCTGCTCCTGCTAAACATTTTGATTCCATTACCGGACAGATTGTTAACTTTCTTGGAACTTTGCAGAATGAATGGGCGGGTGCGCAGGCATTCAATAATGTAGATACATATCTCGCTCCATTCGTTAGGAATGATGGGCTTGAGTATCCCCGCGTTAAGCAGATTGTTCAGAAACTTATTTTCAACTTGAATACTACTTCCCGTTGGGGCGGGCAGAGTCCTTTCACTAACTTTACTTTTGATATGGTTCCCCCGAAACATATCGCTAGCGAGCCTGTGATCATCGGCGGAAAGTTCCAAGATACCACTTACGGTGATTACGCTGTTGAAATGGAAATGATCAACAAAGCTTTCGTCGAAGTAATGCTTGAAGGCGATGCTGACGGACGTATTTTCTCCTTCCCGATTCCCACGTACAACGTAACTCCTGATTTCCCATGGGAAACAGAAGTTGGTGAATTGCTCTTGGAAATGACTGCTAAATACGGCGCTCCTTACTTCCAGAACTTCATCAATTCTGACCTGAACCCTGAAGATGTTCGTTCCATGTGTTGTCGTCTTCAGATGGATGTTCGCGAAATCCGCAAAAAGACAGGCGGTCTATTTGGAGCTGGCGATCTGACTGGTTCTATCGGTGTTGTTACCTTGAATTTGCCTAAGCTTGCTTATCTTGCTCAGGGTGAAGAAGATTTCCTTGATCTTGTCGCTGAGTATGCGACTCTTGCTAAGGATTCTCTCGAGTTCAAACGCAAGCTTGTTTCCGCTAACTTTGAAAGCGGAATGTTCCCATTCTCACAGCATTATCTGAAGAACGGGTTTAAAGGCCACTTCAGCACCATCGGCCTTATCGGTGGTAATGAAGCATGTCAGAACTTGCTCGGTAAGGGCATTGATACTGACGGCGGCGTAAGACTGATGCAGCGTGTTTTGAATCACCTGCGCGAGCTTGTTGTCGAATTTCAGGAAGAAACAGATAATCTGTACAACCTTGAGGCAACTCCGGGTGAAGGAACATGTTACCGCTTAGCTAAGATTGATAAGAATCTTTACGCGGATATTTACACTTCAGGTGATGATGTTCCTTACTACACCAACTCAACTTTGCTGCCTGTTGGTGCCACAGAAGATGTTGTTTATGCTCTAGAGCATCAGGACAAGTTGCAGACTTTGTACAACGGCGGAACAGTGTTCCATACTTTCCTCGGGGAAGCCGTTTCCGAAACTGCCGCTCTTCGCAATTTCATAATTAAAGCTATGACGAATACTAAGATTCCTTATATCTCAGTAACCCCTACATTCTCAATCTGTGAAGATCATGGATACCTTTACGGTGAGCATTTCGAATGCCCAACCTGCGGTAAAGATGCAGAAGTATACACACGTATTGTCGGTTACTACCGCCCTGTCAGTCGCTGGAATAAGGGCAAGCAGGAAGAGTACAGAGAAAGAGCCGAATACGGTCATTCTTCTTGTGAGTGTGATACATCAGGTGGAGTAGTTGTTAAGGAACTTTAA
- a CDS encoding sulfite exporter TauE/SafE family protein, which translates to MYFPVSGVEVNPLIPPLVAFVVSFFTSMGGVSGAFLLMPFQMSFLGYTSPSVSGTNQLFNIVAIPSGVLRYIREGRMVWPLAIVVTVGTLPGVLVGAIVRVRWLPDPAAFKLFAAAVLLWIGVKLAFSILKKESGGSKATEEKFQKMAKEQIHAKMNGENLPAVKVLKFSVSRISYGFYGEVYDCSTLGLLSLSLIVGVVGGIYGIGGGSFIAPFFVTLFGLPIYTVAGAALMGTFVTSVAGVIFYQVIAPYYPNMSIAPDWSLGILFGLGGMAGMYFGARCQKFFPAKYIKWMLTVIIIFTAGKYISEFF; encoded by the coding sequence ATGTATTTTCCTGTCTCCGGCGTTGAAGTAAACCCCCTTATTCCACCGCTTGTGGCGTTCGTGGTGTCCTTTTTTACTTCGATGGGAGGCGTTTCAGGCGCGTTTTTATTAATGCCTTTTCAGATGTCATTTCTCGGTTACACTTCCCCTTCAGTTTCAGGGACAAATCAGCTTTTTAATATTGTAGCTATTCCTTCCGGTGTGTTGCGGTATATTCGTGAAGGCCGCATGGTGTGGCCTCTAGCAATAGTTGTTACTGTCGGAACGTTGCCCGGCGTGCTTGTAGGGGCAATTGTCCGTGTTAGATGGTTGCCGGATCCTGCCGCGTTTAAGCTGTTTGCTGCAGCCGTATTGCTGTGGATCGGAGTCAAACTGGCGTTCAGCATCCTCAAAAAGGAAAGTGGTGGAAGCAAAGCGACAGAAGAAAAATTTCAGAAGATGGCTAAAGAACAAATTCATGCAAAGATGAACGGTGAAAATCTTCCAGCCGTTAAGGTTCTAAAATTTTCTGTTTCACGTATAAGCTATGGATTTTACGGTGAAGTTTACGACTGCTCGACACTCGGCCTCCTCTCATTATCTCTAATTGTGGGAGTCGTTGGTGGGATTTACGGTATTGGCGGCGGCTCGTTTATAGCTCCTTTTTTTGTGACTTTATTTGGGCTACCGATTTATACTGTTGCCGGGGCCGCACTCATGGGGACCTTTGTGACTTCGGTTGCTGGAGTTATATTTTATCAAGTAATTGCTCCGTATTATCCGAATATGTCCATTGCGCCAGATTGGTCGCTTGGTATTCTTTTCGGCCTTGGCGGTATGGCGGGTATGTATTTCGGAGCGCGTTGTCAGAAGTTTTTTCCTGCCAAGTATATTAAATGGATGCTGACAGTGATTATAATATTTACTGCCGGCAAGTACATCAGCGAGTTTTTCTAG
- a CDS encoding 4Fe-4S dicluster domain-containing protein, which yields MGHIIGKDIYRQLGQKVDNTTVRMPWSEPLQKLLKSLYSPAEADLIVRMPYRPSSILRISEITGVDARKLRPMLENMCSKGLVCDMWEKDEYQYMISPFVIGFFEFTMMRTGDNLDSKKWAELFQSYMFGDSSFIDANFGDGQQISVMRAIPHEETIRDVDHVEILDYEKASALIAEQDLFAVGLCSCRHEKMHLGKQGCDVDLETCTSMGDAAQFLIRNKFAREIPRGEMLDILARSKDLGFTLSTDNVKQNAGFICHCCGCCCNLMQGIKYSGYPGMLVSSSFIASCDVESCNGCGLCVKACPIDAIALRERADVNSSELYNLTESKAKKQKYAEINTKLCLGCGVCALKCKTGSLQMDKREQKVIHPEDSFERVILQSLERGTLQNLIFDNPNSRSESFMRAVVGGFLKLSPVKKGLMSEALRSRFLDAIKSKG from the coding sequence ATGGGACATATTATTGGGAAAGATATTTATCGGCAGTTGGGCCAAAAGGTAGATAATACCACGGTTCGTATGCCTTGGTCCGAACCTCTACAGAAGCTGTTAAAGTCTCTTTATTCTCCGGCGGAAGCGGATCTTATTGTCCGCATGCCTTACCGTCCTTCCTCTATTTTGCGCATATCAGAGATCACTGGTGTTGATGCACGCAAACTTCGGCCCATGCTTGAGAATATGTGCTCAAAAGGGCTGGTCTGCGATATGTGGGAGAAGGATGAATATCAATATATGATAAGCCCTTTCGTGATCGGTTTTTTTGAATTCACCATGATGCGGACAGGCGATAATCTAGATTCTAAAAAGTGGGCTGAGCTATTTCAGAGCTACATGTTCGGAGACAGCTCTTTTATTGATGCGAATTTTGGAGATGGACAGCAAATTTCGGTCATGCGCGCTATTCCCCATGAAGAAACTATTCGCGATGTGGATCATGTTGAAATCCTCGATTATGAGAAAGCGTCTGCCTTGATCGCAGAGCAGGATCTATTCGCCGTAGGTTTATGCTCTTGCCGTCATGAAAAGATGCACCTTGGTAAGCAGGGTTGTGATGTGGATCTTGAAACCTGCACTTCCATGGGAGATGCGGCTCAGTTTTTAATTCGAAATAAATTTGCGCGTGAAATACCGCGCGGCGAGATGTTAGATATTCTGGCTAGATCCAAAGATCTGGGATTCACACTTTCAACTGACAACGTTAAGCAGAATGCCGGATTCATATGCCATTGCTGTGGATGTTGCTGCAACTTGATGCAGGGTATAAAATATTCTGGCTACCCGGGGATGCTTGTATCTTCGTCTTTCATAGCGAGCTGTGATGTTGAAAGCTGTAACGGCTGTGGACTATGCGTCAAAGCTTGTCCAATTGATGCTATAGCTCTACGTGAAAGGGCGGATGTGAATTCTTCTGAGTTGTATAATTTAACTGAATCTAAAGCGAAAAAGCAAAAGTATGCTGAGATAAATACGAAGCTTTGTCTTGGGTGCGGGGTCTGTGCGCTAAAGTGCAAGACCGGATCATTACAGATGGATAAGCGTGAGCAGAAAGTTATTCATCCCGAGGATAGTTTTGAGCGGGTGATCTTGCAATCCCTTGAACGGGGCACGTTGCAGAATCTTATTTTCGATAATCCGAATAGCCGGAGTGAATCTTTTATGCGGGCTGTTGTTGGTGGATTTTTAAAACTTTCGCCCGTGAAAAAAGGGCTTATGAGTGAAGCTTTGCGGTCCCGTTTTTTGGATGCGATAAAGTCGAAAGGATAA
- a CDS encoding glycosyltransferase family 2 protein, with amino-acid sequence MVNGKKVVMVMPAYNASSTLKKTLDELPTDVVDEILLVDDCSRDDTVTQAESLGIKTVVHICNTGYGGNQKTCYNTALKMGADVVVMVHPDYQYTPLIISAMVSPIANGVFDCMLGSRILGTGARKGGMPLYKYVANRFLTFFQNMMVGYNLSEYHTGYRAFSRELLESIPFDENDDDFVFDNQMLCQVIYAGFDIGEVTCPTRYMDDSSSISFKRSVKYGLGVLRCSCETALHKLGWMKCEFLKSIEPRKDR; translated from the coding sequence ATGGTTAATGGTAAAAAAGTTGTAATGGTGATGCCTGCTTATAACGCTTCATCTACCCTAAAGAAAACGTTGGATGAATTGCCCACTGATGTAGTGGATGAAATTTTGCTTGTCGATGATTGCAGCCGCGATGATACCGTTACACAGGCTGAAAGCTTAGGCATTAAAACCGTAGTTCATATCTGTAATACTGGGTACGGCGGCAATCAGAAAACTTGTTACAACACTGCTCTTAAAATGGGTGCGGATGTTGTTGTCATGGTTCATCCTGACTACCAGTACACACCGCTGATTATTTCAGCCATGGTATCGCCCATTGCAAACGGTGTTTTTGATTGTATGCTCGGGTCTCGTATTCTAGGTACAGGCGCACGCAAGGGCGGAATGCCTCTCTATAAATATGTAGCAAACCGTTTTCTTACCTTTTTCCAGAACATGATGGTCGGTTACAATCTTTCAGAGTACCACACAGGCTATCGCGCTTTTTCTCGCGAACTGCTTGAAAGTATCCCTTTTGACGAAAATGATGATGATTTTGTTTTTGATAATCAGATGCTTTGTCAGGTTATTTATGCCGGATTTGATATTGGCGAGGTGACTTGCCCTACACGTTATATGGATGACTCTTCTTCCATCAGTTTTAAGCGTTCCGTTAAGTACGGGCTTGGAGTGCTCAGGTGTTCCTGCGAAACAGCCCTTCATAAGCTTGGATGGATGAAATGTGAATTTCTTAAGTCGATTGAACCTCGTAAAGACAGATAG
- a CDS encoding tetratricopeptide repeat protein, whose translation MPGFAADNEFKKGMVAAVILTALVLIVYSQSGNFELVTYDDTSYVTDNARVMEGISAENVGWAFSSFQLSNYHPLTVVSHMLDTSLFGDSAGARHLVNVFLHLVNVLLLFFFLIKATAGLEEGGLFPSFFVAALFAVHPVHVESVAWVSERKDVLCTFFWLLGMISWLDWVKSKNMSSYALTFFFTGLGILAKPMVVTLPAALLLLDFWPLGRIDLKKNPVAKFIKLAAEKLPLVLLSVLSSVLTFMAQKGDGAMQSSESFPFALRASNALTSWVSYLRELVFPVDLAVFYPYPQEIAIWKPVSAALFIIAVSAVCVRYIKKAPFVAVGWFWYLGTLVPVIGLIQVGDQSMADRYAYIPFIGLYIAICFGIAHLVKFGRVPAKVAVGVGAIVVMLLLVGAFTQAGYWKDSGSLYKRALSVTENNHHMHYNYGNLLDRKKDSAKAAIHFKAAIKADPSHYKAMTNLANIYSKRGELVSAMGLYGQALQVNPNYAKAYANRGVANHKQGKLDEALRDYKKALALNPRLVDSMVNMGILYAMRGNYSDARATLRKALEIDPGNKLAQKNLSLIP comes from the coding sequence ATGCCCGGTTTTGCAGCGGATAATGAATTCAAGAAAGGTATGGTTGCGGCAGTTATTTTGACTGCACTTGTTTTAATTGTATATTCCCAGAGCGGAAATTTCGAGCTGGTTACATACGATGACACTAGCTACGTGACTGACAACGCGAGAGTGATGGAAGGGATTTCAGCTGAGAATGTCGGCTGGGCTTTTAGCTCTTTTCAACTTTCAAATTACCATCCGCTGACAGTTGTTTCGCATATGCTGGACACTTCGCTCTTCGGAGATTCTGCTGGTGCGCGTCATCTGGTTAATGTTTTTTTGCACCTTGTGAATGTGCTGCTGCTTTTCTTTTTTCTGATCAAAGCTACGGCAGGACTTGAAGAGGGCGGCTTGTTCCCTTCATTTTTTGTTGCGGCCCTTTTTGCCGTGCATCCTGTGCACGTTGAGTCTGTAGCGTGGGTTTCTGAACGTAAAGACGTGCTCTGCACCTTTTTCTGGCTGCTTGGAATGATAAGCTGGCTGGACTGGGTGAAGAGTAAAAATATGAGTAGCTACGCGCTTACTTTTTTCTTCACCGGACTTGGAATTCTTGCCAAACCTATGGTTGTAACTCTGCCTGCCGCATTGCTTCTTCTCGATTTCTGGCCTCTTGGCAGAATTGATCTTAAAAAGAATCCTGTTGCAAAATTTATTAAGCTGGCTGCTGAAAAGTTACCTTTGGTACTGCTCTCTGTACTCTCCTCGGTGCTGACTTTTATGGCCCAGAAGGGCGATGGCGCTATGCAGTCCAGTGAGTCGTTTCCGTTTGCGCTAAGAGCTTCGAATGCGCTGACATCATGGGTTTCATATTTACGCGAGCTGGTTTTTCCCGTTGATCTGGCTGTGTTTTATCCATATCCGCAAGAGATTGCTATTTGGAAGCCTGTTTCCGCTGCACTTTTCATTATCGCTGTTTCGGCTGTGTGTGTTCGATATATTAAAAAGGCACCTTTTGTTGCCGTTGGTTGGTTTTGGTACCTAGGAACGCTTGTTCCTGTTATCGGACTAATTCAGGTTGGTGATCAATCCATGGCAGATCGCTATGCTTATATCCCATTTATCGGGCTGTATATTGCGATATGTTTTGGGATCGCTCATTTGGTTAAATTTGGGCGTGTTCCTGCTAAAGTCGCCGTTGGCGTGGGGGCAATAGTTGTTATGCTTCTGCTCGTGGGGGCATTCACTCAGGCTGGATATTGGAAAGATAGCGGTTCATTATATAAGCGCGCTCTTTCTGTGACTGAGAATAATCACCATATGCATTACAACTATGGAAATTTGTTGGACCGCAAAAAAGATTCTGCTAAAGCCGCAATCCATTTTAAAGCCGCAATCAAGGCTGATCCTTCACACTATAAAGCCATGACAAATCTCGCTAATATTTATAGTAAGCGCGGCGAACTCGTCAGCGCTATGGGCCTATATGGACAAGCTTTGCAGGTTAATCCGAACTACGCAAAAGCGTATGCGAATCGGGGCGTTGCCAATCATAAGCAGGGCAAATTAGATGAGGCTCTGCGTGATTATAAAAAAGCTCTCGCGCTCAATCCGCGCCTTGTGGATTCCATGGTTAACATGGGAATTCTTTACGCCATGCGCGGTAATTATTCTGATGCCCGTGCTACATTGCGTAAAGCTCTTGAAATTGATCCCGGCAATAAACTTGCGCAGAAAAATTTGAGTCTCATCCCTTAA
- a CDS encoding DUF401 family protein has translation MDSFTHLMPLVKIILVFICMLLGIRFKFGVGLSVLLGGFVLALLTHMKMDALFYAARDAVIDEKTIYLVLIVALIMLLSGLLEKTGQAGRIMESLTGYLKSPRLRLVFFPALIGLLPMPGGAIFSAPMIREAAEGLDVSDKDKAVINYWFRHVWELAWPLYPGMILGSALCNMSIFKFISYTAPGTLACILLGYFFFLRPSVLPLEDGVHDSLIIPPGGAFKVLKEGLPLIVAICGALFFEGVLSLIFPGVAFEIGVILALLLAVLCAAFANSGSAPVVLLLVRQKRFLSMIFLILCVFIFKDILGACGVVNELARLAGGEAALIAAAVFVPFLIGFIAGITLAFVGAAMPLVVGLVDTMGIQSQLPAWAMLCMFSGFAGLMASPLHICFLLTCEYFKVDLFSTWKRVLLPSLALLSLGVAYFFVLV, from the coding sequence ATGGATTCTTTCACCCACCTTATGCCTCTTGTGAAAATCATCCTTGTTTTTATCTGCATGTTGCTTGGCATCAGGTTTAAGTTCGGGGTTGGGTTATCGGTTCTTTTAGGTGGCTTTGTTTTAGCCCTCCTGACCCATATGAAGATGGACGCACTATTTTATGCGGCTCGAGATGCAGTTATAGATGAAAAAACTATTTATCTGGTTTTGATTGTCGCATTGATCATGCTTCTTAGTGGACTGCTTGAAAAAACTGGGCAGGCCGGGCGGATAATGGAGTCGTTGACGGGATATCTTAAGAGTCCTCGTTTGCGTTTAGTATTTTTTCCTGCACTGATTGGGTTACTCCCTATGCCGGGTGGGGCAATTTTTTCAGCTCCTATGATTCGTGAAGCTGCGGAAGGTCTTGATGTTTCAGATAAGGACAAAGCGGTAATTAATTATTGGTTCAGGCACGTTTGGGAGCTTGCATGGCCTTTGTATCCGGGCATGATTCTCGGCTCGGCCTTATGTAATATGTCCATATTTAAATTTATCAGTTATACTGCTCCCGGCACTCTTGCGTGTATTTTGCTTGGGTATTTCTTTTTTTTAAGACCGTCTGTGCTCCCTCTTGAAGATGGTGTTCATGACAGTTTGATTATTCCGCCGGGCGGTGCTTTTAAAGTTTTAAAAGAGGGGCTTCCGCTGATTGTCGCTATTTGCGGGGCGTTGTTTTTTGAAGGCGTTTTATCGTTGATATTTCCGGGTGTTGCATTTGAAATAGGTGTGATTCTTGCGTTGTTATTGGCCGTTCTATGCGCCGCATTCGCTAACTCTGGATCTGCTCCTGTAGTCTTGCTTTTGGTAAGACAAAAAAGATTCTTGAGTATGATCTTTCTGATTTTGTGCGTATTTATTTTTAAGGATATTTTAGGAGCTTGCGGGGTTGTTAATGAGTTGGCACGCTTAGCCGGCGGGGAAGCTGCATTAATTGCTGCCGCCGTATTTGTCCCATTCTTGATTGGTTTTATTGCAGGTATTACTTTGGCCTTTGTTGGAGCAGCAATGCCTCTAGTTGTGGGCTTGGTTGACACCATGGGTATACAGTCTCAATTGCCAGCTTGGGCCATGCTTTGCATGTTCTCTGGATTTGCGGGACTCATGGCATCTCCACTTCATATATGTTTTCTTTTGACGTGCGAGTATTTTAAGGTAGATTTGTTTTCAACATGGAAAAGAGTCTTGTTACCCAGTCTTGCCTTGCTCTCTCTAGGAGTAGCGTACTTTTTTGTTTTGGTGTAG
- a CDS encoding peptidylprolyl isomerase — translation MANPMVMMETPEGEVLIELYEDKAPKTVANFLKYVDEDFYPGTIFHRVINNFMVQGGGFDFSMKEKESNAPVENEADNGLKNEVGTLAMARTMDPHSASSQFFINVKDNGFLNHSSKDPQGWGYCVFGKVVEGMEAMEKIKKVRTRSHGGMDDVPVDPISIISMTRFEA, via the coding sequence ATGGCTAATCCAATGGTAATGATGGAAACACCTGAAGGCGAAGTTTTGATTGAGCTTTACGAAGATAAAGCTCCAAAAACTGTAGCTAACTTTTTGAAATATGTGGACGAAGATTTCTACCCAGGAACTATCTTCCATAGAGTTATCAACAATTTTATGGTTCAGGGCGGCGGATTTGATTTTTCCATGAAGGAAAAAGAGTCAAACGCTCCTGTTGAAAATGAAGCTGATAACGGTCTTAAAAATGAAGTGGGTACACTCGCAATGGCTCGTACCATGGACCCTCATTCCGCATCTTCACAGTTTTTCATTAACGTGAAAGACAATGGCTTCTTGAATCACTCATCCAAAGACCCTCAGGGCTGGGGATATTGTGTATTCGGTAAAGTAGTTGAAGGCATGGAAGCAATGGAAAAGATTAAGAAAGTGCGCACTCGTAGCCACGGTGGCATGGACGATGTTCCAGTTGATCCAATCAGCATCATCTCTATGACTCGCTTCGAAGCTTAG